The Streptomyces sp. 135 sequence CACCAGCTCGTCCTGTTCGACTCCGTAATTGGTCACGATCGCCAGTACGCGGCGGCCGTTCAGGGTGTTGTCAGCCATGACATTGCCTTTCGCCTTTTCCTGGGGGTGTTCTTCGTCTGCTGTCGCGCTCTCGCGGCGCGGCCGGGCTCAGCGGGCGGAGCGGCCGGTCACCATCCGGTACAGGAACAGGACGACCACCGATCCGACGACGGCAGCGATCCAGGTCGACAGGTGGAAGAAGCCGTTGATCGACTCCACCCCGAAGATCAGCTTGCCGAGCCAGCCGCCGAGGAGCCCGCCCACGATGCCGATCAGCATCGTGACGATCAGCCCGCCCGGGTCCTTCCCCGGTGTCAGTGCCTTGGCGATCGCCCCCGCGATCAAGCCGACCAGAATCCAGGCGATGACGCCCACGGTGCTACCTTCCGTTCACTTTCGAGTCGATCGGTCGCTCCGGTACCCGCCTTCAGCATGACTACACGGCGGGGCGCCGCCAGACGGATCCGGCGACCGGAGTAAGGAACGGTTGCCCTGGTGACCGGGCGTCACGCGGGACCAACGACTCTCACGACAGGGCAGGAAGTCCTCCCGGAAGGGCGGGTCAGGGCAGCGGCATCAGGCGGTAGAACACGGTGGCGACGAGGTCGCGGGCGTACTGGGCGTCGAGCAGGCCGGGGCGGAAGAGGATGCGGTACATCATCGGCGCCACGACGTGGTC is a genomic window containing:
- a CDS encoding GlsB/YeaQ/YmgE family stress response membrane protein yields the protein MGVIAWILVGLIAGAIAKALTPGKDPGGLIVTMLIGIVGGLLGGWLGKLIFGVESINGFFHLSTWIAAVVGSVVVLFLYRMVTGRSAR